The region GTGCCGCTGTGTTGGAAGAAGGCGACAAAGTGACGTTCCTGTATCGGATCGTGCCAGGCGGGACGGACCGCAGTTACGGCATCCAGGTGGCGCGGTTGGCGGGGTTGCCTGAGCGGGTCGTGGAGCGGGCGAAGGAGATTTTGGTGACGCTGGAGAGTAACGACCAAAAAGTCATCACGCCCCCCAAAACGGCGGCGCAATTCATCGCAAAGCCC is a window of bacterium HR17 DNA encoding:
- the mutS gene encoding DNA mismatch repair protein MutS, whose amino-acid sequence is MTFLYRIVPGGTDRSYGIQVARLAGLPERVVERAKEILVTLESNDQKVITPPKTAAQFIAKPVQLQLFEFAPHPVLERLKEINPDELTPREALALLYELRRQL